The following nucleotide sequence is from Lysobacter panacisoli.
GCAGGAGCTGGTGAAGAACCTCTCCGAAGCGCTGAAGGCGCGCATCGAGCATCTGGCGTGGATGGGCGACGACACCAAGAAGAAGGCGATGGAGAAGTGGGCCGCCTTCACGCCGAAGATCGGCTATCCGGACAAGTGGCGCGACTGGACCGGCCTTGCCACCAGCCGCGACAGCTACATCGGCAACGTGCTCGCGGCCAACGAGTTCAACTACAAGTGGGAGCTGGGCAAGATCGGCAAGCCGGTCGATCGCACCGAATGGGGCATGCCGCCGCAGACGGTCAACGCCTACTACAACCCGTCGCGCAACGAGATCGTGTTCCCGGCCGCGATCCTGCAGCCGCCGTTCTTCGACCCGAAGGCCGACGACGCCACCAACTACGGCGGCATCGGCGCGGTGATCGGCCACGAAATGACCCACGGTTACGACGACCAGGGCAGCCGTTTCGGACCGTCGGGCAACTTCGAAAACTGGTGGACCGAGGCCGACGCGAAGGGCTTCTCCGGCCGCACCGACAAGCTGGTGGCGCAGTTCAACGGCTATGAAGCCGCACCGGGCCTGAAGGTGAAGGGCGACCTGACGCTGGGCGAGAACATCGCCGACCTCGGCGGCCTGGCCACGGCCTACGACGCGATGAAGAAGGCGACCGAAGGCAAGCCGGATCCGATGACCGACGGCCTGACCCGCGACCAGCACTTCTTCCTCAACTGGGGCACCGTGTGGCGTCGCAACTTCACGCCGGATGAGCTGAAGCTGCGCGTGAACACCGACGAACACGCACCGTCCAATTTCCGCGCGGTCGGTGCGCCGTCGAACCTGCCGGCCTTCGCCGCGGCGTTCTCGTGCAAGCCGGGCCAGCCGATGGTCCGCGAGGGCGACAAGCAGGTCGTGATCTGGTGATCGCACGGATCGCCTGATCCACAACGCAAGTAGCGGCCGCACTCGTCGTCGGCCGTCCGAAGGCCCGGTTTCCGCCGGGCCTTCTTCTTTGCGGGCCATCACACGCCCGTTGCTAGACTCCGGCCACCCGTCTCCCCCACGGATGCCGCCATGAACCTGCGTCCACTCGGATGTGCCCTGGTCGTGAGCCTGATCGCCGGCCTCGCCTCGCCGGCCGATGCCCAGAAGAAGCGCAGCAGCAAGCCGAAGGCCGCCGCCGCGCCATCCGCGTGCAGCGACTTCTACGCCAGCGCCAACGCCGACTGGCTGCGAAGCCACACGCCGGGCAGCACCGGATCGGTGTCCGCGCTGGAGGAACTGGGCGCACGCGCGCGCCAGCAACAGCGCGACCTGCTCGAGGCCGCGTCGAAATCGCCGCAGAACAACGTGCAGAAACTGCTTGGCGATTTCTGGGCGAGCGGACTGGACGAAGCCGCTGTCGAACGCGACGGCGCGCAGCCGATCGCACCACTGATCTCGCGCATCGACGCCATCAAGAATGCGAAGGACGTATCACCCGCGATCGCCGCACTGCACCAGGTCGGCATCCCGGTGCTGTTCAACTTCGGCGCCGACATCGACCTGGGCGATCTCAACCGTCACATCGGCTACTTCGCACAGGGCGGGCTCGGCCTGCCCGATCCCGCGTACTACACGCGCAACGACGCCGACACGCAGGCGTTGATGGGGCGCTATCGCAATTACGTCGAGAAGATCCTCGCGCTCACGGGCACGCCGCAGGGGCAACTGAGCTCGGACGCGCAGTCGGTGATCGACCTGGAGACGCGCATTGCGCGCGCTTCGAAGTCGCTGCTCGACCTGCGCAATCCGCGCGCCAACTACGCACCGGTGGAAACCGCATCGCTCGCCAAGCGCTACAAGCGCCTGCAGCTGGGCGATTTCCTCAAGGCGCAGGGCGTGTCGGACGATCGCGTGTCGATGGCGAACCCGGAGCTGTTCGCGCAGCTCGACGGACTCGTCGGCAGCCTCAAGCCCGCGCAGTGGAAGGCTTACCTGCGCTGGCGCGTAGGCGATGCGATGGCGCCGTACCTGGCCAAGCCCTTCCGCGATGCGGAGTTCGAATTCCGTGGCCGCGTGTTGCGCGGGCTGGCCTCACCGCCGACGCGCCAGCAGGCGGTGCTCGATGCGATCACGCTCGCCGCCGGACCGATGGTCGGCCACGAATACGCCGCGCGTTACCTGCCCGCCAGCACCGACAAGCGTGCCGAAGACATCGCCGCGCAGCTGCGCGCCGCGCTGGGTGAAGCGCTCGATCGCGACACGCGCCTGAGTGCCTCCGCCAAGACCGAAGCGAAGGCGAAGCTGGACAAGCTCAAGATCGAAGTCGGCACGCCGAACCGCGACCTCGACTACACCGTGCAGCCGATGGGCCGTGGCAGTTTCGGCAGCAACATGCTGATCGCCTCGACGTGGCGCCATCGCGAAGAGATGAAGCGCATCGGCCGCGGCAACGCCGACCGTCGCTGGGACGTGCTGCCGCAGGATCCCGCGCTCGCGTACGACATCGCACAGAACCGCCTGATCGTCACCGCGGCGATGCTGCAGCCGCCCGTGTTCGACACCGGCAAGGACGCGGCATGGCTGTATGGCTCCTACGGCGCACTGGTCGGCCACGAACTCAGTCACGGCTTCGACAACCGCGGCCGTCACGTCGATGCGAAACAGGAATTGCGCGACTGGTGGACGCCAGCCGAAGCAAGTGCTTGGGACGTACTCGGCAAGCGCGTCGCTGCGCAATACGGCGGCTACGACGACCCGGAACTGAGTGGCCGCAAGATCAACGCCGCACAGACGAACGAGGAAAGCATCGCCGACATCGCCGGCGTGGACCTCGCATGGTCCGCGTTCCGCAAGGCCGAACCCGCGGCCGCGAAGCCGGCGCAGCAGTCGTTCTACAAGGGCTGGGCGTCGCTGTGGCCGCAGAAGCTGACGCCGGAGGCCGCGCAGCAGCGCGCCGCGACCAGCGTGCACGCGCCGGGCAAGTGGCGCACCAATGGCCCGCTGCGCAACGAGCCCGGATTCGGTGAAGCGTATGCGTGCAAGGCGGGCAGCGCGATGCAGCTGGCGGCGGACCAGCAGGTGCGGCTGTTCCCGTGACGAGATGACCGGCTCGTGCGCGAGCCGGCGTCGATCATTTGACCACGCGCATCCGCGGTGGCTTGCGACCGCCGAACGGCGGCTGCCCGCGCCAGTAACGGATCAGCAGCCAGCCGAACAGCATGCCGCCCAGGTGCGCGAAATGCGCCACGCCCGGCATCACGTTGCTGATGCCCAGCAGCAGTTCGATCGCACCGTAGACCAGCACGAGCGTGCGCGCCTTCATCGGGATCGGCGGAATCAGCAGCATCACGCGCTGGTTCGGGAACAGCAGGCCGTACGCGAGCAGCAGGCCGAAGATGCCGC
It contains:
- a CDS encoding M13 family metallopeptidase is translated as MNLRPLGCALVVSLIAGLASPADAQKKRSSKPKAAAAPSACSDFYASANADWLRSHTPGSTGSVSALEELGARARQQQRDLLEAASKSPQNNVQKLLGDFWASGLDEAAVERDGAQPIAPLISRIDAIKNAKDVSPAIAALHQVGIPVLFNFGADIDLGDLNRHIGYFAQGGLGLPDPAYYTRNDADTQALMGRYRNYVEKILALTGTPQGQLSSDAQSVIDLETRIARASKSLLDLRNPRANYAPVETASLAKRYKRLQLGDFLKAQGVSDDRVSMANPELFAQLDGLVGSLKPAQWKAYLRWRVGDAMAPYLAKPFRDAEFEFRGRVLRGLASPPTRQQAVLDAITLAAGPMVGHEYAARYLPASTDKRAEDIAAQLRAALGEALDRDTRLSASAKTEAKAKLDKLKIEVGTPNRDLDYTVQPMGRGSFGSNMLIASTWRHREEMKRIGRGNADRRWDVLPQDPALAYDIAQNRLIVTAAMLQPPVFDTGKDAAWLYGSYGALVGHELSHGFDNRGRHVDAKQELRDWWTPAEASAWDVLGKRVAAQYGGYDDPELSGRKINAAQTNEESIADIAGVDLAWSAFRKAEPAAAKPAQQSFYKGWASLWPQKLTPEAAQQRAATSVHAPGKWRTNGPLRNEPGFGEAYACKAGSAMQLAADQQVRLFP